One window of Mesorhizobium sp. PAMC28654 genomic DNA carries:
- a CDS encoding phytanoyl-CoA dioxygenase family protein yields the protein MLAMTRNEAEIYARDGYIIRRGLLSVPEVEDFRDHARKQLEEENKSGAVMAKGDKEGKTTLLKMWTKAEDDKYGLLARDERMVDLAEDAVGKPIYLYSHKMTMKQPNEGGAWEWHQDFGYWYNYGCLAPEMMSIYVALDKATRENGCLQVLKGTHKLGRLNHIRENDQTNVEQEHLDAALKRYEHIYVEMEAGDALIFDGNLLHRSDANRSDTYRWGYICSYNAVENAPFKKVRDYGNFDEMRKVPAGTFRKAS from the coding sequence ATGCTCGCGATGACCAGGAATGAAGCGGAGATCTACGCTCGAGACGGATACATCATCCGCCGGGGTCTGCTCAGCGTGCCGGAGGTGGAGGACTTCCGCGATCACGCCCGCAAGCAGCTCGAGGAAGAAAACAAGAGCGGCGCCGTGATGGCCAAGGGCGACAAGGAGGGCAAGACCACCCTTCTCAAGATGTGGACCAAGGCCGAGGACGACAAATACGGGCTGCTGGCGCGCGACGAGCGCATGGTCGATCTGGCGGAGGACGCCGTCGGCAAGCCGATCTACCTCTACAGCCACAAGATGACGATGAAGCAGCCCAATGAGGGCGGCGCCTGGGAATGGCACCAGGATTTCGGCTACTGGTACAATTACGGCTGCCTGGCGCCGGAGATGATGAGCATCTATGTCGCGCTCGACAAGGCGACCCGCGAGAATGGCTGCCTGCAGGTGCTGAAGGGCACGCACAAGCTTGGCCGCCTCAACCATATCCGCGAGAACGACCAGACCAATGTCGAGCAGGAACATCTCGACGCCGCGCTGAAGCGCTACGAGCACATCTATGTCGAGATGGAAGCCGGCGACGCGCTGATCTTCGACGGCAACCTGCTGCACCGCTCCGACGCCAACCGTTCCGACACGTATCGCTGGGGCTACATCTGCTCCTACAACGCCGTCGAGAACGCGCCGTTCAAGAAGGTCCGCGACTACGGAAATTTCGACGAGATGCGCAAGGTGCCGGCCGGCACGTTCCGCAAGGCGTCCTAA
- a CDS encoding helix-turn-helix domain-containing protein, whose amino-acid sequence MTPKTTVFESFHYVPVPGWTRTAFSVLRAGKVAAARDYRIERPVYPGQDILYCLSGRGHVETLGQRLEVRTNQLVWMANEAPHVHSADPSDPWTLLWFRLDGPDPAILRRKLFGEGALRTMFTETTSPAPWFERLFSALRRRDAGLDLRLNQLVAEFLLLVDRAVNGAGNDDLPKPLASALDAMRAEPGFAWTASDLAGITGLGASQVRRLFQKHLRTSPHQWLMRERLMQAQSMLVQSEQPLAEVAEACGFCDVYHFGREFKRSVGISPAAWRRSELSAAPGR is encoded by the coding sequence ATGACGCCAAAGACGACGGTTTTCGAGAGTTTCCACTATGTGCCGGTCCCCGGATGGACGCGCACGGCGTTCAGCGTGCTGCGTGCCGGCAAGGTGGCGGCGGCGCGCGATTACCGCATAGAACGGCCGGTCTACCCCGGCCAGGACATACTCTACTGCCTGTCGGGACGTGGCCATGTGGAGACGCTGGGGCAGCGGCTGGAGGTGCGGACGAACCAGTTGGTCTGGATGGCCAACGAGGCGCCGCATGTGCATTCCGCCGATCCCAGCGACCCCTGGACGCTGCTGTGGTTCCGGCTGGACGGACCCGATCCGGCGATCCTGCGGCGCAAGCTGTTCGGCGAGGGCGCGTTGCGCACAATGTTCACGGAAACCACCAGCCCGGCGCCATGGTTCGAGCGGCTGTTTTCGGCATTGCGGCGGCGCGACGCCGGGCTCGACCTGCGGCTCAACCAGCTGGTCGCCGAATTCCTGCTGTTGGTCGACCGCGCCGTGAACGGCGCCGGCAATGACGACCTGCCCAAGCCGCTGGCGTCAGCGCTCGACGCCATGCGGGCCGAGCCAGGCTTCGCCTGGACGGCTTCCGATCTCGCCGGCATCACCGGCCTCGGCGCCTCGCAGGTGCGGCGTCTCTTCCAGAAGCACCTGCGCACCAGCCCGCACCAATGGCTGATGCGCGAGCGGCTGATGCAGGCGCAGTCGATGCTGGTGCAAAGCGAGCAGCCGCTGGCCGAGGTGGCGGAAGCCTGCGGCTTCTGCGACGTCTATCACTTCGGCCGCGAGTTCAAACGCTCGGTAGGCATCTCGCCCGCCGCCTGGCGGCGAAGTGAACTGAGCGCGGCGCCGGGGCGGTAA
- a CDS encoding aminopeptidase translates to MKRFFHLLAAIILAAALTGCTSVSYYAQSIEGQVQLMAARKNVGGLINDPSTPKALRAKLTSASAIRRFATDELALPDNSSYRSYVDVGRDDVTYAVFAAPQFSLAPVTWCFPVFGCVPYRGYFSLKAAAESAAELRAKGLDVYVSGVTAYSTLGWFSDPLLSTMLRQDDTYIASLVFHELAHQKIYVNGDSAFNEAFAVSVETSGTRKWLRATGNRAGLRRYEADRQRSADFLALVAKTRDELGQVYGSPRSAEKMAAAKAAAIDSLRARYRHMRDRRWAGYRGYDGWFDSPINNAKLAATAVYGEQVPAFLRLHELCGGDYPRFYAAVRRIAALPQPSRAQALTTAAKCD, encoded by the coding sequence TTGAAGCGCTTCTTTCACTTGCTCGCCGCCATCATCCTGGCTGCCGCCCTCACCGGCTGCACCAGCGTTTCCTATTACGCGCAGTCGATAGAGGGCCAGGTGCAGCTCATGGCGGCGCGGAAGAATGTCGGGGGGCTGATCAACGATCCGTCGACGCCCAAGGCGTTGCGGGCCAAGCTGACATCGGCCAGCGCCATACGCCGCTTTGCCACGGATGAGCTGGCGCTGCCCGACAACTCAAGCTACCGCTCCTATGTCGATGTCGGCCGGGACGATGTGACCTATGCCGTCTTCGCCGCGCCGCAATTCTCGCTCGCGCCGGTGACATGGTGCTTTCCGGTCTTCGGCTGCGTCCCCTACCGGGGTTATTTTTCCCTGAAAGCCGCGGCCGAAAGTGCCGCCGAACTGCGTGCAAAGGGGCTGGACGTCTATGTGTCGGGCGTCACCGCCTATTCGACGCTGGGCTGGTTCAGCGACCCGCTGCTCAGCACCATGCTGCGCCAGGACGACACCTATATCGCCAGCCTCGTCTTCCATGAGCTGGCGCATCAGAAGATCTATGTGAACGGCGATTCCGCCTTCAACGAGGCGTTCGCGGTTTCCGTCGAAACCAGCGGCACGAGGAAATGGCTGCGCGCCACGGGAAACCGCGCCGGGTTGCGCCGCTATGAGGCCGACCGCCAGCGCAGCGCGGATTTTCTGGCACTGGTGGCGAAAACGCGCGACGAGTTGGGCCAGGTCTATGGCAGTCCCCGCAGCGCGGAGAAGATGGCGGCCGCGAAGGCAGCCGCGATAGACAGTCTGCGCGCGCGCTACCGGCACATGCGCGACAGGCGCTGGGCGGGATACCGGGGATATGACGGCTGGTTCGACAGCCCCATCAACAACGCAAAGCTCGCCGCGACCGCCGTCTACGGCGAACAGGTTCCGGCGTTCCTTCGCCTGCACGAATTGTGCGGAGGCGATTATCCCAGGTTCTATGCCGCCGTTCGCAGGATCGCAGCCCTGCCCCAGCCTTCGCGCGCCCAGGCGCTGACGACGGCGGCCAAGTGTGATTGA
- a CDS encoding ABC transporter permease: MDVIHAYLNLVPVTLSQSLIYSFLVLGIMIPFRLLSFPDLTSEGAFPLGGCVCATLLLTGYPPLFATVIAMLAGVGAGAATALVHLRFRINSLLAGILVFTALYSVNMRVLGRSNIALFNTDNVFMHINPAILTDVRLQVATFAVLIVVALVALRWYLATQAGAALRVIGINPELAPSLGISIWTYTIVGLGVASGLTALGGALIVQLQGYADVGMGTGILINGLASLVIGETITGRQTVTRQLLAPVVGAVVYYQLVSLALSLGLQPSDLKVVTAAFVLVTLGLPMLRGRSALRETMRA, from the coding sequence ATGGACGTGATCCACGCCTATCTCAATCTCGTGCCGGTGACGCTGTCGCAAAGCCTCATCTATTCGTTCCTGGTGCTCGGCATCATGATCCCGTTCCGGTTGCTGAGCTTTCCGGACCTGACCAGCGAAGGTGCGTTTCCGCTCGGCGGCTGCGTCTGCGCCACACTTTTGCTGACGGGATATCCGCCGCTGTTCGCAACCGTTATCGCGATGCTCGCCGGTGTCGGGGCCGGCGCGGCAACCGCGCTGGTGCATCTGCGTTTTCGCATCAATTCGCTGCTGGCAGGCATCCTGGTCTTCACTGCGCTCTACAGCGTGAATATGCGCGTCCTCGGCCGCTCGAACATCGCCTTGTTCAACACCGACAACGTCTTCATGCACATCAACCCGGCCATCCTCACCGACGTCCGGCTGCAGGTCGCCACTTTCGCCGTGCTGATCGTGGTGGCCCTGGTCGCACTGCGCTGGTATCTGGCCACGCAAGCGGGAGCGGCGCTGCGCGTCATCGGCATCAATCCGGAGCTGGCGCCATCGCTCGGTATCAGCATCTGGACATACACAATCGTTGGATTGGGTGTCGCCTCGGGCCTGACCGCCTTAGGCGGCGCGCTCATCGTGCAGTTGCAGGGCTATGCCGATGTCGGCATGGGTACCGGCATCCTCATCAATGGCCTTGCTTCCCTGGTCATCGGCGAAACGATCACCGGACGGCAAACTGTGACCCGGCAGTTGCTGGCGCCGGTCGTCGGTGCAGTGGTGTACTATCAGCTCGTGTCCCTGGCGCTGTCGCTCGGACTGCAGCCAAGCGACCTAAAAGTCGTGACGGCCGCCTTCGTATTGGTGACGCTGGGACTCCCTATGCTGCGCGGTCGCAGCGCCCTACGCGAAACAATGCGCGCATAG
- a CDS encoding ABC transporter ATP-binding protein has product MLVCTGLRKTFNAGLASARPALDGVDLALNRGDFIVIIGSNGAGKSTLLNTIAGAIEPEGGSIVLDGQDITRLAAHRRAGMISRVFQDPMIGTAAAMTIEENLALAEQRGQRRGFARHLDGAKRDRYRTLLAGLSLGMEDRLSTPVAQLSGGQRQALSLIMASLSRPSLLLLDEHTAALDPRTADLIMATTLRIVAEQSLTTLMVTHNMRQAIETGNRLVMMDAGRIRDDIGGTEKTTLTPADLIEKFRIENDRMLLGT; this is encoded by the coding sequence CTGCTCGTCTGCACGGGCTTACGCAAAACCTTCAATGCCGGCCTTGCCAGCGCACGGCCGGCGCTCGACGGGGTGGATCTGGCGCTGAATCGCGGCGACTTCATCGTGATCATCGGCTCGAACGGCGCCGGCAAATCGACGCTGCTCAACACCATCGCGGGCGCGATCGAGCCTGAAGGCGGCTCGATCGTCCTGGACGGTCAAGACATTACCCGCCTTGCCGCACATCGCCGGGCGGGCATGATCTCGCGTGTGTTCCAGGATCCAATGATTGGTACCGCGGCGGCCATGACCATCGAAGAAAACCTGGCCCTGGCCGAGCAACGCGGGCAACGCAGGGGCTTTGCGCGCCATCTCGACGGCGCCAAGCGCGACCGCTACCGGACGTTGCTCGCAGGCCTGTCGCTCGGCATGGAAGACCGGCTGTCGACACCGGTAGCCCAGCTCTCCGGCGGGCAACGCCAAGCCCTGTCCCTGATCATGGCATCATTGTCGCGCCCCTCGCTGCTGTTGCTCGATGAGCATACGGCGGCTTTGGACCCCCGCACCGCCGACCTGATCATGGCGACGACCTTGCGGATCGTCGCCGAGCAGTCGCTCACCACTTTGATGGTCACCCACAACATGCGCCAGGCGATCGAGACCGGCAATCGGCTGGTCATGATGGACGCCGGCCGCATCCGCGACGACATCGGCGGCACAGAGAAGACAACGCTCACGCCTGCCGATCTCATCGAAAAGTTCAGAATCGAAAACGACCGCATGCTGCTCGGAACCTGA
- a CDS encoding ABC transporter substrate-binding protein, protein MKWLLAAVLATAGHGLAHADPKLIEIASFGEHPALNQVAEGFKARMTELGYVEGKDVTYGFQHANFDRSLVPQILQQVEAKHPALILAITTGLNQAAVRGITDKSIPVVFGAVVDPVVAGIVPDWQHGSAWSTGASMLPDFDASFDYLKKVLPGVKKVGTLFNPGEDNDTSNMELIRKAAAKAGIEVVGVPVDNPNDLPQRVQTFAGQVDAIFLIQSNVVQTSVPVVAQVAQRIKLPLFNSVYAPDLKDQLAGFHAISYRKNGEHAADIADRILKGEKPADIAPYVPKGDDFDAYVSPKGLAAVGLTVPEALKDSPWLLK, encoded by the coding sequence ATGAAGTGGCTGCTTGCGGCAGTCTTGGCCACAGCGGGGCATGGCCTTGCCCATGCCGACCCGAAACTGATCGAAATCGCCAGCTTCGGCGAACACCCCGCGCTCAACCAGGTCGCCGAAGGCTTCAAGGCCCGGATGACCGAACTGGGCTATGTCGAAGGCAAGGACGTCACCTACGGCTTCCAGCACGCCAATTTCGACCGAAGCCTCGTTCCGCAGATACTGCAGCAGGTGGAGGCCAAGCATCCGGCGCTTATCCTCGCCATCACCACCGGGCTCAACCAGGCAGCGGTGCGCGGCATCACCGACAAGTCGATCCCAGTCGTGTTCGGCGCGGTCGTCGACCCGGTCGTGGCAGGCATCGTGCCGGATTGGCAGCACGGTTCGGCCTGGAGTACCGGTGCGTCCATGCTGCCCGATTTCGATGCCTCCTTCGACTACCTCAAGAAGGTGTTGCCGGGGGTCAAGAAGGTCGGAACCCTGTTCAATCCGGGCGAAGACAACGACACCTCCAATATGGAGCTGATCCGGAAGGCGGCGGCCAAGGCCGGGATCGAGGTCGTCGGCGTGCCGGTCGACAATCCCAACGACCTGCCCCAGCGTGTCCAGACCTTCGCCGGACAGGTAGACGCCATCTTCCTCATCCAGTCCAACGTTGTGCAGACCTCGGTACCGGTCGTGGCGCAGGTGGCGCAGCGGATCAAACTGCCGCTGTTCAACTCGGTCTACGCTCCCGACCTCAAGGACCAGCTCGCCGGCTTCCACGCCATCTCCTATCGCAAGAATGGCGAGCATGCCGCCGATATCGCCGACCGAATTCTCAAGGGCGAAAAGCCGGCCGACATCGCGCCCTATGTTCCCAAAGGTGACGATTTCGACGCCTATGTCAGCCCGAAGGGACTTGCAGCCGTAGGCCTGACGGTTCCGGAAGCACTCAAGGACAGCCCATGGCTGCTCAAGTGA
- a CDS encoding dipeptidase: MTVSARNLIDKAVVWESAVGWTPECLDEGPDMLVRYRDAGFSFLSLTIGADWDRPEPTLRHLSQQRRWFEQRAHDFQFVESVADIRAAKQSGKMAIGFHLQGAGPAAHEPAMIDSWYRLGIRWMIVAYNIRNPLGDGCHEPSDAGLSMLGRAFVAEANRVGMMLDASHAGINTSLDIIELSEKPVVFSHSSVRALKNHERNIDDVQIKALARRGGVVGINSIGAFLTDDNRSDVSALMRHIDYVAQLVGPEHVGLGLDTVFYQPFMTKLYDSGPMMALRGYPRPPWADVKPEVLPEIVEALERHGYSEAAILGVLGENFLRVAEQNWRPSTV; encoded by the coding sequence GTGACAGTTTCAGCCAGAAACCTCATCGACAAGGCGGTCGTCTGGGAAAGTGCGGTGGGCTGGACTCCCGAATGTCTTGATGAAGGTCCGGACATGCTTGTCCGCTATCGGGACGCCGGCTTCTCCTTCCTCTCACTGACCATCGGCGCGGATTGGGACAGACCGGAGCCCACACTCCGCCATCTCTCCCAGCAACGGCGCTGGTTCGAGCAGCGCGCTCACGACTTCCAGTTCGTCGAATCCGTGGCCGATATTCGCGCCGCCAAGCAGTCGGGCAAGATGGCGATAGGCTTCCACCTGCAGGGCGCCGGCCCAGCCGCCCATGAGCCCGCCATGATCGATAGCTGGTACCGGCTCGGCATCCGCTGGATGATTGTGGCCTACAACATCCGCAACCCGCTTGGCGACGGCTGCCACGAGCCGTCGGACGCCGGTCTCTCGATGCTTGGCCGCGCTTTCGTGGCCGAAGCGAACCGCGTCGGCATGATGCTCGACGCAAGCCACGCCGGCATCAACACGTCGCTCGACATCATCGAACTGTCGGAAAAGCCTGTGGTATTTTCCCATTCGAGCGTCCGCGCGCTGAAGAACCACGAGCGCAACATCGACGACGTCCAGATCAAGGCGCTTGCCCGGCGCGGCGGCGTGGTCGGCATCAACTCCATCGGTGCTTTCCTGACCGACGACAACCGTTCGGACGTTTCAGCCCTGATGCGTCATATCGATTACGTTGCCCAGCTCGTAGGGCCTGAACATGTCGGCCTCGGCCTCGACACCGTTTTCTATCAGCCCTTCATGACCAAGCTTTACGACTCCGGTCCGATGATGGCGTTGCGCGGCTATCCGCGCCCGCCCTGGGCCGACGTCAAGCCGGAGGTCCTGCCCGAGATCGTCGAAGCCCTCGAACGCCATGGCTATTCGGAAGCCGCCATCCTTGGCGTGCTGGGCGAGAATTTCCTGCGGGTCGCCGAACAGAACTGGCGTCCGTCCACCGTGTAA
- a CDS encoding LysR family transcriptional regulator — protein sequence MPTAPDPFDLMIFARVAETGSFSAAAERLGLPKSTVSRRISVLESQLGERLLQRTTRRNFLTEMGQRILIPAEQIIHEVDAVMAVAEHRQVTPSGRLRVSVPGDLAAISLAPMLADFSKAYSEIQLELDLSPRYVDVIGDGFDLAIRIGGETQDLQLTTRHLVDLGIGLYASPLYTDHAGVPDTPEALARHDVLVLLADGLPVSWLLNRDALSVPVDMSGRRVSANSYELLFRLARSGAGITAMPDLFARPYLATGELIRILPEWRLPPAMVRAVFPSRQLMPRKTRVFIDALLGHLKPRPLRSAQSLSP from the coding sequence ATGCCGACCGCACCCGACCCATTCGATCTGATGATTTTTGCGCGTGTTGCAGAGACGGGAAGCTTCAGCGCCGCGGCCGAACGGCTTGGCCTGCCGAAGTCGACCGTGTCCCGGCGCATCTCCGTTCTCGAGAGCCAACTCGGCGAGCGCCTGCTTCAACGCACCACACGCCGCAATTTCCTGACCGAGATGGGCCAGCGCATCCTCATTCCGGCCGAACAGATCATCCATGAGGTGGATGCCGTCATGGCGGTCGCCGAACACCGGCAGGTGACGCCCTCGGGACGGCTGCGCGTGTCCGTCCCTGGCGACCTGGCCGCGATCTCGCTCGCTCCGATGCTGGCGGATTTCAGCAAGGCCTACAGCGAAATCCAGCTCGAACTCGACCTGTCGCCTCGCTATGTCGACGTGATCGGCGACGGCTTCGATCTCGCCATCCGGATCGGCGGGGAAACCCAGGATCTTCAGTTGACCACACGACATCTGGTCGACCTTGGTATCGGTCTTTACGCGTCGCCGCTTTACACGGACCATGCCGGGGTACCCGACACGCCAGAGGCACTGGCACGGCACGACGTCCTCGTGCTGCTCGCCGACGGCCTTCCGGTGAGCTGGTTGCTGAACAGGGACGCTCTTTCGGTTCCGGTCGACATGTCGGGTCGTCGGGTATCGGCGAATTCCTATGAACTGCTCTTCCGCCTAGCCCGGTCGGGCGCGGGCATCACCGCGATGCCGGACCTTTTCGCGCGGCCTTATCTCGCTACCGGGGAACTCATCCGCATCCTGCCTGAATGGCGGTTGCCTCCGGCCATGGTGCGCGCCGTCTTCCCGAGCAGGCAGCTTATGCCGCGCAAGACACGGGTTTTCATCGACGCGTTGCTCGGCCATCTCAAGCCGCGCCCGTTGAGGTCGGCACAGTCGCTGTCACCTTAG
- a CDS encoding aromatic ring-hydroxylating oxygenase subunit alpha produces the protein MMPDTLRRDHPPLDTPPVQYLNLDPSLYVRDDIWQQERRNIFAHTWQFMGPVASVATSGQYLAIDIAGTPIFAIRGRDGTLRGFKNVCRHRGAKLLADGAGKCGLIVCPYHKWSFADTGRLVQAPWYGKDPSIIAEDWPLETVQLSEWRGLLFAALDPKESLLDQLGSLPAELADEPLETYAATDQATVSFAANWKIYTDNFVEGYHIPGTHPSFYAAIDFEAFQTTAHPGYVRMTAPPKDGLFYRGKWLWMWPNWTLSLFDGGMNVSRINPTSPHHTDQHYHFFFADIAAEASESRAKSVQGTLAVVREDYTICADTHRNYAAGAYSSGPLSGRHERGVQYFQERVAAALGL, from the coding sequence ATGATGCCAGATACCTTGCGACGCGACCACCCGCCACTCGACACTCCGCCCGTGCAATACCTGAACTTGGACCCGTCGCTTTATGTCCGCGATGATATCTGGCAGCAGGAACGGCGCAACATCTTCGCGCACACCTGGCAGTTCATGGGGCCTGTCGCCTCGGTCGCAACGTCCGGTCAATACCTTGCCATCGACATCGCCGGCACGCCGATCTTCGCCATCCGGGGCCGGGACGGGACCTTGCGCGGATTTAAGAATGTCTGCCGCCACCGGGGGGCGAAACTTCTGGCCGATGGCGCGGGCAAATGTGGGCTGATCGTTTGTCCCTATCACAAATGGTCCTTTGCCGACACCGGACGGCTGGTGCAGGCTCCATGGTATGGCAAGGATCCCTCGATCATCGCCGAAGACTGGCCGCTGGAGACGGTGCAGTTGTCCGAATGGCGCGGGCTGCTCTTCGCGGCACTTGACCCGAAGGAGAGTCTTCTGGATCAACTTGGCTCTCTGCCCGCCGAACTGGCGGACGAGCCGTTGGAGACCTATGCCGCCACCGATCAGGCCACTGTCAGCTTTGCGGCGAACTGGAAGATCTACACCGACAATTTCGTCGAAGGCTACCACATCCCTGGCACGCATCCCTCGTTCTACGCTGCCATCGACTTCGAAGCTTTCCAGACCACCGCCCATCCCGGTTATGTCCGGATGACCGCACCGCCGAAAGACGGTCTATTCTATCGCGGCAAATGGCTTTGGATGTGGCCGAACTGGACGCTGTCGCTTTTCGATGGCGGCATGAACGTTAGCCGGATCAATCCGACCTCACCGCATCACACGGACCAGCATTACCATTTCTTCTTTGCCGATATCGCTGCTGAAGCATCCGAGAGCAGGGCGAAATCTGTGCAAGGCACTCTGGCCGTGGTACGCGAGGACTACACCATCTGCGCCGATACGCATCGCAACTATGCCGCAGGGGCCTATAGCTCCGGCCCGCTCTCGGGGCGGCATGAGCGGGGAGTGCAGTATTTCCAGGAACGGGTCGCTGCGGCACTGGGGCTGTGA
- a CDS encoding iron-containing alcohol dehydrogenase: MTAFTPAVSANWSFPTSVRFGNGRIGELADIVRELGAKRPLVVTDHGLKSLFPVQRTLEVLKAGGLDAGFFHNVKPNPTGGNVEDGVAFLKLGQHDLVIAIGGGSALDAAKAIALMAAQSIAMWDLEDIGDNWKRADTSRLIPAIAIPTTAGTGSELGRASVITNEQEKRKVIVFHPRMMPDVVLMDPELTTGLPAHITAATGMDALSHALEAFCAPSFHPMAEGIALNALQLIKTWLPLAAEDGKNIEARAQMLIASGMGCVALQKGLGAIHALAHPLGALYDTHHGLLNAVLMPYVVEFNAPVLQEKLALLARFLDLPTHDARAVVDWIVDLRKRLNIPNTLPGIGLTDIDEDRVATMGETDPSAGGNPIKLDREKLRTILQAAIAG, from the coding sequence ATGACCGCATTCACCCCGGCCGTCTCCGCCAACTGGAGCTTCCCGACCTCCGTGCGCTTCGGCAATGGCCGCATCGGCGAACTGGCTGACATCGTGCGTGAGCTCGGCGCCAAGCGGCCGCTGGTCGTCACCGACCATGGCCTGAAGTCGCTTTTCCCCGTGCAGCGAACCCTGGAAGTGCTGAAGGCCGGCGGGCTGGACGCCGGCTTCTTCCACAACGTCAAGCCGAACCCGACCGGCGGCAATGTCGAAGACGGCGTTGCCTTCCTGAAGCTCGGCCAGCACGATCTCGTCATCGCCATCGGCGGCGGCAGCGCGCTCGACGCCGCCAAGGCGATCGCGCTGATGGCGGCGCAATCCATCGCCATGTGGGATCTCGAGGACATCGGCGACAACTGGAAGCGCGCCGACACGTCCCGTCTCATCCCCGCCATCGCCATACCGACGACCGCCGGCACCGGCTCCGAGCTCGGCCGCGCCTCGGTCATCACCAACGAGCAGGAGAAGCGCAAGGTCATCGTCTTCCACCCGCGCATGATGCCGGACGTCGTGCTGATGGACCCGGAGCTGACCACCGGCCTGCCCGCCCACATCACCGCCGCCACCGGCATGGACGCGCTGTCGCACGCGCTCGAAGCCTTTTGCGCGCCGAGCTTCCATCCCATGGCCGAAGGCATCGCGCTCAATGCCTTGCAGCTGATCAAGACCTGGCTTCCCCTCGCCGCCGAGGATGGCAAGAACATCGAAGCCCGCGCGCAGATGCTGATCGCGTCCGGCATGGGCTGCGTCGCCCTGCAGAAGGGTCTTGGCGCGATCCACGCGCTCGCCCACCCGCTCGGCGCCCTCTACGACACCCATCACGGCCTGCTCAACGCCGTGCTGATGCCCTATGTCGTGGAGTTCAACGCGCCGGTGCTGCAGGAAAAGCTGGCGCTGCTCGCGCGCTTCCTCGACCTGCCGACCCATGATGCGCGGGCCGTGGTCGACTGGATCGTCGACCTGCGCAAGCGCCTGAACATCCCCAACACGCTGCCGGGCATCGGCCTGACCGACATCGACGAAGACCGCGTCGCCACGATGGGCGAGACCGACCCCAGCGCCGGCGGCAACCCCATCAAGCTCGACCGCGAGAAGCTGCGGACCATCCTGCAGGCAGCCATCGCCGGGTAG
- a CDS encoding ABC transporter permease — MIPERLKDRFVDVFLVGTVALLILFFYVPILTLVVFSFTSSRVLTFPIEGFSLEWYGELFRKPDFLPAVANSAIVAAISTIFATVLGSAGAVAWIRYRFRFQNIFRAISFLPLLFPQLLLGVVMLLWFSVLGNWLGFSTGLATVIIGHIVYITPFALVIVAVQVHGFDETLEDAARDAGATGWEVFREITFPLLWPGILSAATFAFLLSWGNFYVSYSLAGTARTLPIFVYSGIAVGSSPIYPALATLNFIPALILVFLADFLRRRALKRQKLATA, encoded by the coding sequence ATGATCCCGGAACGGCTGAAGGACAGGTTCGTCGACGTCTTCCTCGTCGGCACCGTGGCACTGCTGATCCTCTTCTTCTACGTGCCAATCCTGACGCTGGTGGTGTTTTCCTTCACCAGCAGCCGGGTGCTGACCTTCCCTATCGAAGGGTTTTCGCTCGAATGGTACGGCGAACTGTTCCGCAAGCCCGACTTCCTGCCGGCGGTCGCCAATTCGGCGATCGTCGCCGCCATCTCGACGATCTTCGCCACCGTGCTCGGCTCGGCCGGCGCCGTGGCCTGGATCCGCTATCGCTTCCGCTTCCAGAACATTTTTCGGGCCATCAGCTTCCTGCCGCTGTTGTTCCCGCAGCTGCTGCTCGGCGTGGTGATGCTGCTGTGGTTCTCGGTGCTCGGCAACTGGCTGGGCTTCTCGACCGGCCTCGCCACCGTGATCATCGGCCACATCGTCTACATCACCCCCTTCGCGCTGGTGATCGTGGCCGTTCAGGTCCATGGCTTCGACGAGACGCTGGAGGACGCCGCGCGCGACGCCGGCGCCACCGGCTGGGAAGTATTTCGCGAGATCACCTTCCCGCTGCTGTGGCCCGGCATCCTCTCCGCCGCGACCTTCGCCTTCCTGCTCTCCTGGGGAAATTTCTACGTCTCCTACTCGCTGGCGGGCACGGCGCGCACTCTGCCGATCTTCGTCTACAGCGGCATCGCCGTCGGCTCCTCGCCGATCTATCCGGCGCTGGCCACGCTCAACTTCATCCCGGCGCTCATCCTGGTGTTCCTGGCCGATTTCCTGCGACGCCGGGCGCTCAAGCGACAGAAGCTGGCGACAGCCTGA